In one Moritella sp. 5 genomic region, the following are encoded:
- a CDS encoding PKD domain-containing protein: MKKLLLVALLSTLTACGSEDVFDNDDKDDKLKTISSVSFSATPSDINSPIYNFSSVYTVNDVEQSTDDMTFNWSVSLEGEGQVTSLYPEQAPQYEFKEAATYKVKLTVENHTGEALAQFSKNLTISAEDIATQPLSPRAIIGITDRATTVYTFNSDSSSYSEGSLSQIDWVIEGQELSGPQVTHSFSKTGQHIVHLKVTAEDNTQATTATTVYVVDEITTPTAKLNYTKDKLVVSFDASESSNQSSDISSYNWDFGNGESATGITASATYPSEGPYNVVLTVASKEGVTNTKTETINVYEEGSYVTCDVLTSSSWLYKKTDERQCFSTSPITSRAAAEAWCGARIQQYIDDLSFPRIKPTLTWQVRQQGNNEC, from the coding sequence ATGAAGAAATTACTACTGGTAGCACTATTATCAACGCTTACAGCTTGCGGTTCTGAGGATGTATTTGATAATGACGATAAGGATGACAAATTAAAAACGATATCATCCGTGAGTTTTTCAGCTACACCTAGTGATATAAACTCACCCATTTATAATTTCAGTTCCGTTTATACCGTAAATGATGTTGAGCAATCCACTGACGACATGACTTTTAACTGGTCAGTAAGCTTAGAAGGTGAAGGACAAGTAACCTCATTATATCCAGAACAAGCACCTCAATATGAGTTTAAAGAAGCTGCCACCTACAAAGTAAAGTTAACAGTAGAGAATCATACTGGAGAAGCTTTAGCTCAGTTTTCAAAAAATTTAACAATCAGTGCAGAAGATATAGCTACACAGCCCCTATCCCCACGCGCAATAATAGGCATTACGGATAGAGCAACAACGGTATATACGTTTAATAGCGATTCCTCTAGCTATAGTGAAGGCTCTTTATCTCAAATTGATTGGGTGATTGAAGGTCAAGAGTTGTCAGGACCTCAAGTCACCCATAGTTTTAGCAAAACAGGGCAACATATTGTTCATTTAAAAGTCACAGCCGAAGATAACACCCAAGCAACAACAGCAACGACTGTTTACGTTGTTGATGAAATAACAACTCCAACTGCAAAGTTAAACTATACAAAGGATAAGTTAGTTGTAAGCTTCGATGCGAGCGAAAGTTCCAACCAAAGCAGCGATATCTCGTCTTATAACTGGGATTTTGGTAATGGAGAATCAGCAACGGGGATTACGGCCTCCGCAACTTACCCATCAGAAGGCCCTTACAACGTGGTTTTAACTGTCGCGAGTAAAGAAGGTGTAACAAATACAAAAACAGAAACAATTAATGTTTACGAAGAAGGCTCTTACGTAACTTGTGATGTATTAACATCCTCTAGCTGGTTGTATAAAAAAACAGATGAACGTCAGTGCTTTAGTACTTCACCAATTACAAGTCGTGCAGCGGCAGAAGCTTGGTGTGGTGCGAGAATTCAACAATACATCGATGATTTATCATTTCCCCGTATAAAACCAACGTTAACTTGGCAGGTAAGACAGCAAGGTAATAATGAGTGCTAA